The Macaca nemestrina isolate mMacNem1 chromosome 12, mMacNem.hap1, whole genome shotgun sequence genome contains a region encoding:
- the LOC105468713 gene encoding P2Y purinoceptor 2, which yields MAADLGPWNGTINGTWDGDELGYRCRFNEDFKYVLLPVSYGVVCVLGLCLNAVALYIFLCRLKTWNASTTYMFHLAVSDALYAASLPLLVYYYARGDHWPFSTVLCKLVRFLFYTNLYCSILFLTCISVHRCLGVLRPLRSLRWGQARYARRVAGAVWVLVLACQAPVLYFVTTSARGGRVTCHDTSAPDLFSRFVAYSSVMLGLLFAVPFAIILVCYMLMARRLLKPAYGTSGGLPRAKRKSVRTIAIVLAVFALCFLPFHVTRTLYYSFRSLDLSCHTLNAINMAYKITRPLASANSCLDPVLYFLAGQRLVRFARDAKPPTDSSPATPARRRLGLRRSNRTDMQRIEDVLGSSEDSRRTESTPASSENTKDIRL from the coding sequence ATGGCGGCAGACCTGGGCCCCTGGAATGGCACCATCAATGGCACCTGGGATGGGGATGAGCTGGGCTACAGGTGCCGCTTCAACGAGGACTTCAAGTACGTGCTGCTGCCTGTGTCCTACGGCGTGGTGTGTGTGCTTGGGCTGTGTCTGAACGCCGTGGCGCTCTACATCTTCTTGTGCCGCCTCAAGACCTGGAATGCGTCCACCACATACATGTTCCACCTGGCTGTGTCTGATGCACTGTATGCGGCCTCCCTGCCGCTGCTGGTCTATTACTACGCCCGCGGCGACCACTGGCCCTTTAGCACCGTGCTCTGCAAGCTGGTGCGCTTCCTCTTCTACACCAATCTTTACTGCAGCATCCTCTTCCTCACCTGCATCAGCGTGCACCGGTGTCTGGGTGTCTTACGCCCTCTGCGCTCCCTGCGCTGGGGCCAGGCCCGCTACGCTCGCCGGGTGGCCGGGGCCGTGTGGGTGTTGGTGCTGGCCTGCCAGGCCCCTGTGCTCTACTTTGTCACCACCAGCGCACGTGGGGGCCGCGTGACCTGCCACGACACCTCGGCGCCCGATCTCTTCAGCCGCTTCGTGGCCTACAGCTCAGTCATGCTGGGCCTGCTCTTCGCGGTGCCCTTTGCCATCATCCTTGTCTGTTACATGCTCATGGCTCGGCGGCTGCTAAAGCCGGCCTACGGGACCTCGGGCGGCCTGCCTAGGGCCAAGCGCAAGTCCGTGCGCACCATCGCCATAGTGCTGGCTGTCTTCGCCCTCTGCTTCCTGCCCTTCCATGTCACCCGCACCCTCTACTACTCCTTCCGCTCGCTGGACCTCAGCTGCCACACCCTCAACGCCATCAACATGGCCTACAAGATCACCCGGCCGCTGGCCAGTGCTAACAGTTGCCTTGACCCGGTGCTCTACTTCCTCGCTGGGCAGAGGCTTGTACGCTTTGCCCGAGATGCCAAGCCACCCACTGACTCCAGCCCTGCCACCCCAGCTCGCCGCAGGCTGGGCCTGCGCAGATCCAACAGAACTGACATGCAGAGGATAGAAGATGTGTTGGGCAGCAGTGAGGACTCTAGGCGGACAGAGTCCACACCGGCTAGTAGCGAGAACACTAAAGACATTAGGCTGTAG